One region of Candidatus Peribacteraceae bacterium genomic DNA includes:
- a CDS encoding ROK family protein yields the protein MSAKNVIGIDVGGTKSAIASYDPKGWQLLRKEQFPTRKEAGFAAVLEEVLSLADTWKTNGTVALGFGAPGLIRHQEGDILRTPNINGGEGFPLKSTLEKRYGIPVAVENDSNCFALGEALEGAGKGHSVVVGITMGTGVGGGIVVDGKLFRGANGFAGEAGHMLLLPGSPPYETNDRRGEVEQFLSGTAMLKRCKEAKSAAELLEGGTCAYLHPEIVLETAWLCATITHLINPSIIIFGGGTGRALRPFLIAIGEETTRWLMKDTPLPQLSIAALEDPSTRGAAMLTSGLF from the coding sequence ATGAGTGCGAAGAATGTGATCGGCATCGACGTCGGCGGGACAAAAAGCGCGATTGCGTCGTACGACCCGAAGGGATGGCAGCTCTTGCGGAAAGAACAATTCCCCACGCGTAAGGAAGCCGGTTTTGCAGCCGTGTTGGAAGAAGTCCTTTCCTTGGCGGACACATGGAAAACGAACGGTACGGTTGCACTGGGCTTCGGCGCACCCGGCCTCATCCGTCATCAGGAAGGAGATATTTTGCGCACACCCAACATCAACGGCGGTGAAGGATTTCCACTCAAGAGTACATTGGAGAAGCGTTACGGCATCCCCGTTGCCGTGGAGAACGACAGCAATTGTTTCGCGCTCGGGGAAGCGTTGGAAGGCGCCGGTAAAGGCCATAGCGTCGTCGTGGGGATCACCATGGGAACGGGAGTGGGGGGAGGCATTGTGGTGGATGGCAAACTGTTCCGGGGCGCCAACGGCTTTGCGGGGGAAGCGGGGCACATGCTTCTTCTTCCCGGCAGTCCGCCGTACGAAACGAATGACCGGCGCGGGGAAGTGGAACAGTTCCTCTCGGGTACGGCGATGCTCAAGAGGTGCAAGGAAGCAAAGAGCGCAGCGGAACTGCTGGAAGGCGGCACGTGCGCGTACCTGCATCCGGAGATCGTCTTGGAAACGGCATGGCTGTGCGCCACTATCACGCACCTCATCAACCCGTCCATCATCATCTTCGGTGGCGGTACGGGAAGGGCACTCCGACCGTTCCTCATCGCCATTGGAGAGGAGACGACGCGATGGCTCATGAAGGACACTCCCCTCCCGCAACTTTCCATAGCGGCATTGGAGGATCCATCGACGAGAGGGGCGGCAATGCTGACATCCGGACTGTTCTGA
- a CDS encoding M23 family metallopeptidase, with translation MIFCPLPGTPIVTQGFGQNPELYAQYGYDGHNGFDFGVAEGTMIYAPHDGVVSVKDDGTTGYGLYAVIEAPNRRSLLAHCSQVLAANGQSIAQGDPVAKSGKSGNCFGPHLHWTFKILKNGVVQNKTNGYDGAMDVSEFTRLWQPQDLHRDGQFTTDALGYLALSFGESQYLKRQVG, from the coding sequence ATGATTTTCTGCCCCCTCCCGGGAACGCCGATAGTCACGCAAGGGTTCGGCCAGAACCCGGAGCTCTACGCCCAGTACGGGTACGACGGACATAACGGCTTTGATTTCGGTGTCGCGGAAGGGACCATGATCTACGCGCCGCATGACGGAGTGGTGTCGGTGAAGGATGATGGTACGACCGGCTATGGCCTCTACGCGGTCATCGAGGCTCCCAACAGGCGCAGCCTACTAGCCCATTGCTCACAAGTGCTCGCAGCAAACGGTCAGAGCATTGCGCAGGGTGATCCCGTTGCGAAGAGCGGTAAGAGCGGGAATTGCTTCGGTCCGCATCTCCATTGGACGTTCAAGATCCTCAAGAACGGTGTGGTACAGAACAAGACCAACGGGTACGACGGTGCCATGGACGTTTCGGAGTTCACACGTCTTTGGCAGCCGCAGGACCTTCACCGGGACGGTCAATTCACCACGGATGCGCTGGGGTACCTCGCCCTGTCATTCGGTGAAAGCCAATACCTCAAGAGGCAGGTTGGCTGA
- the gndA gene encoding NADP-dependent phosphogluconate dehydrogenase — translation MINALGIVGLGTMGENLARNAARNGAAVSVFNRTPEKTDAFMKEYGGEGTFAAFHSLVEMIRSLPQPRAIILMVKAGEAVDRMIGEIAPNLEKGDILIDGGNSHYRDTERRETALKEKGIRFVGMGISGGAEGALKGPSMMPGGNREAVELLLPLLTKMSADDGDGGKCVSYMGPGGAGHFVKMVHNGIEYGMMQLIAETYDVLKSCGGYLNAELSALYESWAESPELSSYLVEITARVFKTRDPESGTDILDLIRDAAGQKGTGRWTTLSALEYGVAVPTITAGLDARIISSSKSLRERSQSLPVEVAAAQQPSVDHLGRLAGNALEFSMICAYKQGFMLIEEASKEENWGIDSSACARIWRGGCIIRSLQLRHWQQLFGDDAGASMKANEYFHLRLRETQRACREFIALAVVSGVPVAALSASLHYYDAVRRPHLPANLIQAQRDFFGAHGFERVDLPGNFHVEWKS, via the coding sequence ATGATCAACGCACTCGGTATCGTCGGCTTGGGGACCATGGGGGAGAACCTCGCGCGGAATGCGGCACGGAACGGTGCGGCTGTTTCCGTGTTCAACCGTACGCCCGAAAAGACGGACGCTTTCATGAAAGAGTACGGGGGCGAAGGGACGTTCGCCGCCTTTCATTCGTTAGTGGAAATGATACGCTCCCTCCCCCAACCACGCGCCATCATCCTCATGGTCAAAGCGGGCGAAGCGGTGGACCGGATGATCGGGGAGATCGCTCCTAACCTGGAGAAGGGGGATATTCTCATCGACGGCGGCAACAGCCATTATCGCGACACTGAACGCCGTGAAACCGCTCTGAAGGAAAAGGGAATCCGTTTTGTAGGCATGGGGATCAGCGGCGGTGCAGAAGGTGCGCTGAAGGGGCCCAGCATGATGCCGGGAGGGAATCGGGAAGCTGTGGAGTTGCTTCTGCCTCTCTTGACGAAGATGTCTGCGGATGACGGTGACGGCGGCAAGTGCGTCTCGTATATGGGACCCGGAGGTGCGGGACACTTTGTGAAGATGGTCCACAACGGCATTGAGTATGGGATGATGCAACTGATCGCGGAGACGTACGACGTTCTCAAATCGTGCGGCGGTTACTTGAATGCCGAGTTGTCTGCGCTGTACGAATCTTGGGCCGAGTCACCTGAATTGTCTTCGTATCTTGTGGAAATCACTGCGCGAGTATTCAAGACGAGAGATCCTGAGTCGGGTACGGATATCCTTGACCTTATTCGTGATGCCGCAGGCCAGAAAGGGACGGGCAGGTGGACCACGCTATCGGCGCTCGAGTACGGCGTCGCGGTGCCGACCATCACCGCGGGACTCGATGCGCGCATCATCTCGAGTTCCAAAAGCCTGCGTGAACGGTCGCAGTCGTTGCCGGTTGAAGTGGCTGCAGCCCAGCAGCCGTCAGTGGACCATCTGGGTCGCTTGGCAGGAAATGCATTGGAGTTTTCGATGATTTGCGCCTACAAGCAGGGTTTCATGTTGATCGAAGAGGCGAGTAAGGAAGAAAATTGGGGAATCGACAGCAGCGCTTGCGCACGCATATGGCGCGGCGGATGCATCATACGATCATTGCAATTACGGCATTGGCAGCAGTTGTTCGGCGATGACGCCGGAGCATCGATGAAGGCGAACGAGTATTTCCATCTGCGTTTGCGCGAGACACAGCGCGCATGCAGGGAGTTCATTGCTTTGGCTGTGGTATCGGGAGTGCCTGTTGCCGCGCTGTCCGCATCACTCCACTACTACGACGCCGTCCGCCGTCCGCATCTTCCCGCAAATCTCATCCAGGCGCAGCGGGACTTCTTCGGCGCGCACGGATTCGAACGTGTGGATCTTCCGGGCAACTTCCATGTAGAGTGGAAGTCATGA
- the fsa gene encoding fructose-6-phosphate aldolase, whose translation MKLFLDTANVDHVREVASWGVLDGVTTNPSLVLKEGKEFKDTVLQMCAIVPNVSAQVTATDAEGMIKQGEEYAGWHKHVVVKVPMTTEGLKALTHFAKKKIRTNVTLVFSAAQAILAAKAGATIISPFIGRLDDAGEEGMALIAEIMEIWKNYGFETEVLVASTRHPRHIVDAARLGAHICTIPYDVFTKLPKHPLTDIGLKKFMDDWGKVKQ comes from the coding sequence ATGAAACTCTTCCTCGATACCGCCAACGTTGACCACGTACGTGAAGTGGCATCCTGGGGCGTACTCGACGGCGTGACAACGAACCCTTCGCTCGTGTTGAAGGAAGGAAAGGAATTCAAAGACACCGTTCTTCAGATGTGCGCGATCGTCCCCAACGTGAGCGCGCAAGTGACGGCGACGGATGCGGAAGGAATGATCAAACAGGGGGAAGAGTACGCGGGATGGCACAAGCATGTCGTTGTCAAAGTCCCCATGACGACGGAAGGCCTCAAAGCGCTCACGCATTTCGCAAAGAAGAAGATCCGCACCAACGTGACGTTGGTCTTCTCCGCGGCCCAGGCGATTCTGGCGGCAAAGGCGGGAGCCACCATCATCAGCCCGTTCATCGGACGGCTGGATGATGCGGGGGAAGAGGGGATGGCGCTCATCGCGGAGATCATGGAGATTTGGAAGAACTACGGATTCGAAACGGAAGTGTTGGTGGCCTCCACGCGCCATCCTCGCCACATCGTGGATGCGGCCAGGCTCGGCGCACACATCTGCACCATACCTTACGATGTCTTTACCAAACTGCCCAAGCACCCGCTCACGGACATCGGGCTCAAGAAGTTCATGGACGACTGGGGGAAGGTGAAGCAATGA
- a CDS encoding S-layer homology domain-containing protein, with protein MKARSHSIVYLALLAFPLTVAAQLLVTVEGQQVTLRDVPPNAWYSTYVRDAVSSDIMSGYRDAQGNLLGLFGPADNITVAETLKISVEGAGYDVEAYGQIPATLSGHWAGKYLHVAAEERFRLFERQQNVDRPSTRAEVASMFTDAFMVDTITPVGNRYDDVGFATPYAYSIEALSRDGILTGDTDGSGKPLGRFRPNEPINRAEATKMIMKARAVYGMPAQTSSASSSRISSSSATSSRSSASSSSSLSSASSLSSTGSVSSSSTSSVSSVIQAMVTLRDAGFSPQTITVNSGATVMFLNDSTGTMWVASDPHPQHTDYPGFDQTASVPRDGSYTFTFGKTGTWGYHNHVSAGMTGAVIVQ; from the coding sequence ATGAAAGCACGCTCTCACTCCATTGTATACCTCGCCCTCCTCGCGTTCCCCCTCACCGTTGCGGCACAGTTGCTGGTAACGGTCGAAGGACAGCAGGTGACGTTGAGGGACGTCCCTCCCAATGCATGGTATTCCACGTACGTCCGTGACGCCGTCTCTTCCGATATCATGAGCGGCTACAGGGATGCGCAGGGGAACCTCCTTGGCTTGTTCGGTCCCGCCGATAACATCACGGTTGCGGAGACTCTGAAGATATCCGTGGAAGGCGCCGGCTACGACGTGGAGGCCTACGGCCAGATCCCTGCGACTCTTTCCGGGCACTGGGCGGGCAAGTATCTCCATGTGGCGGCCGAAGAACGTTTTCGGCTTTTCGAACGGCAGCAGAACGTCGACAGGCCGTCGACACGCGCGGAGGTTGCGAGCATGTTCACCGATGCGTTCATGGTGGATACCATCACCCCCGTCGGGAACCGGTACGACGACGTGGGGTTCGCGACGCCCTATGCGTACTCCATCGAAGCGTTGAGCCGCGACGGCATCCTCACGGGAGATACGGACGGTTCCGGAAAGCCGTTGGGGAGATTCCGTCCCAATGAACCCATCAATCGCGCGGAAGCGACGAAGATGATCATGAAGGCGCGCGCCGTCTACGGTATGCCCGCGCAGACATCTTCCGCGTCGTCTTCCCGCATCAGCTCAAGCTCCGCCACATCCTCCCGTTCATCGGCCTCTTCGTCATCTTCCCTCTCCTCTGCATCCTCCCTTTCTTCAACAGGCTCGGTTTCTTCATCTTCCACATCGTCGGTTTCATCGGTGATACAGGCGATGGTCACGCTGCGTGATGCGGGCTTCTCTCCTCAGACCATTACCGTCAATTCGGGCGCTACGGTCATGTTCCTTAACGACAGCACGGGAACCATGTGGGTGGCTTCCGATCCCCATCCGCAGCACACGGACTACCCAGGTTTTGACCAAACGGCGTCCGTACCGCGCGACGGCAGTTACACCTTTACGTTCGGTAAAACGGGAACCTGGGGCTACCACAATCATGTTTCCGCGGGCATGACAGGAGCCGTGATTGTGCAGTGA
- a CDS encoding C39 family peptidase: protein MKHTSFQYWLPTALIILAGCTGGGLQASLQTVDVTIHAPLSATGSSSVSKESSSSIPPAAKSLRIAVPFSPQAPFANWDPLHEEACEEMSLIMVTRYWQNEPLTRQQAEESLQALIAWETDHGYKEDTTAEETAQIVRDYFGMAATVRTDVTAETIKEELRNGRPVIIPAAGRDLGNPFFSGEGPWFHMLVIIGYTEDGAFITHDPGTKRGENYLYDEETLLSAIHDWTGAKESIREGRKAMVVIGS from the coding sequence ATGAAGCATACGTCGTTCCAGTATTGGCTTCCGACAGCACTCATTATCCTTGCCGGTTGCACCGGGGGAGGCCTGCAGGCCAGCCTCCAGACCGTTGACGTTACCATCCATGCGCCTCTTTCGGCTACCGGTTCGTCTTCCGTATCGAAGGAGTCTTCTTCTTCTATCCCTCCCGCAGCAAAGAGCCTGCGCATAGCGGTTCCTTTTTCTCCCCAAGCCCCATTCGCCAATTGGGATCCGCTTCATGAAGAGGCCTGCGAGGAGATGTCCCTCATCATGGTCACCCGATACTGGCAGAATGAACCGCTCACCCGCCAACAGGCGGAAGAATCTCTCCAAGCTCTCATTGCATGGGAAACGGACCATGGGTACAAGGAAGATACGACGGCGGAGGAAACGGCGCAGATCGTGCGGGACTATTTTGGAATGGCCGCGACGGTGCGAACGGACGTGACCGCGGAAACGATCAAGGAGGAACTGAGGAACGGGCGCCCCGTCATCATCCCCGCTGCCGGACGTGATCTTGGCAACCCTTTCTTCAGCGGCGAGGGACCGTGGTTCCACATGCTCGTCATCATCGGGTATACGGAAGACGGCGCATTCATCACCCATGACCCGGGAACGAAGCGAGGGGAGAATTACCTGTACGACGAAGAAACGCTCCTCAGCGCCATTCACGATTGGACGGGCGCGAAGGAAAGTATCCGCGAAGGCCGGAAGGCGATGGTGGTAATCGGATCATAG
- a CDS encoding transketolase C-terminal domain-containing protein, giving the protein MPRSRPKPKELIGKDAVTVPFSLQRILASEKEVPRIWIGPEDAKQLLPDETEAFRLAHDIMKWIVIEAPRKHKSGHPGGPLSAFHFTYAILRRRDPLKDAALRMSAGHLSLLAYGLQYLGGRGSEDVRLKTPQAIIDCFRTPSGLPGHVEAGIGDIPFGFGPLGKGLSNGLGHALGWRMQGKKGITDVLIGDGDSQEGQTMEAARLASKLKMDHLMVHADVNDVQLSGLPSNTAAADLAAIFQAMGWRVIEVQNGNDPAQVETALDVADALLGRGRPIFLCYYTTMGCGVQTMEDAANRGSAAFHGAPMKDADAVKELQKLPPLNELITKYERHLVRIASRIANTAPSPVILPPPPAVERVLTDKKGAARKDFGATHIKNLMKADARIIVLHGDLAGSGGFDEVEKEFPDRVINCGAAEANMYMMAAGLRQSGMLPLTYTFAAFGTNEARANARLIDINAAHVPCSVLHDCTHAGLSVGEDGETHQDRNYLNLPFDNTQVWMPVDSNQAAAAAERGMQLVAEGRQSAFVFFPRTGHEQVKTPKGDMLYGKEYVFDGKADIVRGTGDTNDRATIIASGICVHDAMAAADRLLSEEKITVRVLNVACIRPLDAAAVLQAALETMHLIVVEDHHSEGGLASQVADVIADFQLLTSLRRLGVNHYFPSGTAEDLKFLAGLDVESIMNAVQDEIRAEVSGGEDAFVTVLFALSANQQKSRFRESVKPFIDRILTDKPFLTHLRDTWRKRSIPADKLPLDEHLRQMLEG; this is encoded by the coding sequence ATGCCACGATCCCGCCCCAAGCCCAAGGAACTCATCGGAAAGGACGCCGTCACGGTCCCCTTCTCCCTCCAGCGAATCCTCGCAAGTGAAAAGGAGGTGCCGCGCATTTGGATAGGTCCGGAAGATGCAAAACAGCTCCTCCCCGATGAAACGGAAGCATTCCGACTGGCCCATGACATCATGAAGTGGATTGTGATTGAAGCTCCACGCAAACATAAGAGCGGCCACCCCGGCGGGCCACTTTCCGCATTCCATTTTACCTACGCCATCCTCCGGCGACGCGATCCGCTCAAGGACGCGGCGCTTCGCATGAGCGCAGGCCACCTCTCCCTCCTCGCCTACGGGCTGCAATATCTGGGCGGACGCGGTTCCGAGGACGTGCGCCTCAAGACACCGCAGGCGATCATCGATTGCTTCCGTACCCCCAGCGGCCTCCCCGGCCATGTGGAAGCGGGTATCGGGGATATCCCCTTCGGCTTCGGCCCCTTGGGCAAAGGCCTGAGCAACGGCCTCGGCCATGCGTTGGGATGGCGTATGCAGGGAAAGAAAGGGATCACCGATGTCCTCATCGGCGACGGCGACTCGCAGGAAGGACAGACGATGGAAGCCGCCCGCCTTGCCTCCAAACTCAAGATGGACCATCTGATGGTCCATGCCGACGTGAATGACGTGCAGCTTTCCGGCCTCCCCTCCAACACCGCCGCGGCGGACCTTGCCGCCATTTTCCAAGCCATGGGCTGGCGCGTGATCGAGGTGCAGAACGGCAATGACCCCGCGCAAGTAGAAACGGCACTGGATGTAGCCGATGCCCTCCTGGGCCGCGGACGTCCCATTTTTCTCTGCTACTACACCACCATGGGTTGCGGCGTGCAGACCATGGAAGACGCCGCGAACCGCGGCTCCGCTGCGTTCCACGGCGCCCCCATGAAGGATGCCGATGCCGTGAAGGAGCTGCAGAAACTCCCCCCGCTGAATGAACTCATCACAAAGTATGAGCGCCACCTCGTCCGCATCGCTTCGCGCATCGCCAACACCGCACCATCTCCGGTTATCCTGCCGCCTCCCCCTGCAGTGGAGAGAGTACTGACGGACAAGAAAGGCGCCGCCCGCAAGGATTTCGGGGCAACGCATATCAAGAACCTGATGAAAGCCGACGCACGTATCATCGTCCTCCATGGAGACCTGGCGGGATCCGGCGGTTTCGACGAAGTGGAGAAGGAGTTTCCGGACCGCGTGATCAACTGCGGCGCCGCGGAAGCGAATATGTACATGATGGCGGCAGGCCTTCGACAATCCGGCATGCTTCCGCTTACCTACACGTTCGCTGCTTTCGGGACCAATGAGGCCAGGGCGAATGCGCGCCTCATCGACATCAATGCCGCGCATGTCCCCTGCTCCGTGCTCCACGATTGCACCCATGCGGGGTTGAGCGTGGGCGAGGACGGCGAAACGCACCAAGACCGCAATTACCTCAACCTCCCCTTCGATAACACGCAGGTATGGATGCCCGTGGACAGCAACCAGGCGGCGGCGGCGGCGGAACGCGGCATGCAGCTGGTCGCCGAGGGAAGGCAGAGCGCTTTCGTCTTCTTCCCCAGGACGGGACACGAGCAGGTGAAGACGCCCAAGGGCGACATGCTCTACGGGAAGGAGTACGTATTTGACGGCAAGGCGGACATTGTCCGCGGCACGGGGGATACCAATGACCGCGCCACCATCATCGCTTCGGGGATCTGCGTCCACGATGCCATGGCGGCCGCTGACCGCTTGCTGAGCGAAGAGAAGATCACCGTGCGCGTCCTCAACGTTGCCTGTATCCGTCCCCTGGATGCCGCAGCGGTGCTTCAGGCCGCGCTGGAAACCATGCACCTGATCGTTGTGGAGGACCATCACAGCGAAGGGGGGTTGGCATCACAAGTGGCGGACGTCATCGCCGATTTCCAGCTCCTCACGTCGTTGCGGCGCCTGGGCGTGAACCACTACTTCCCCTCCGGTACGGCGGAAGACCTCAAGTTCCTTGCAGGATTGGACGTGGAGAGCATCATGAACGCCGTCCAGGACGAGATACGGGCGGAGGTTTCCGGCGGCGAGGACGCGTTCGTCACGGTACTGTTCGCGCTCTCCGCAAACCAACAGAAGAGCCGTTTCCGTGAGAGCGTAAAGCCGTTCATCGACCGCATCCTCACGGACAAGCCCTTCCTCACCCACTTACGCGACACCTGGCGGAAGCGTTCCATTCCTGCAGACAAGCTGCCTCTGGACGAGCATTTGAGGCAGATGTTGGAGGGGTGA
- a CDS encoding riboflavin kinase, translating to MSHPPSPTFSASVIPGARRGRTIGTPTFNLKLEAIPPGLHHGIYACFAQLDDDVDPLPAVMHYGPRPVFNDTESCEVHIIDRMVDRKPVRLTVAIVDFIREIEDFPIPQVLQAQIASDIEVARAILGILPARP from the coding sequence ATGTCCCATCCCCCTTCCCCCACCTTTTCGGCTTCTGTTATCCCCGGCGCGCGGCGCGGGAGGACAATCGGCACGCCCACTTTCAACCTGAAGCTGGAAGCCATTCCTCCCGGCCTTCACCACGGCATTTATGCCTGTTTCGCCCAGTTGGACGATGATGTGGATCCGTTGCCGGCCGTTATGCACTACGGCCCGCGGCCCGTCTTCAACGATACGGAATCCTGCGAGGTGCACATCATTGACCGCATGGTGGACCGCAAACCCGTCCGCCTCACGGTTGCGATCGTTGATTTCATACGTGAAATTGAGGATTTCCCCATTCCGCAAGTCCTCCAAGCCCAGATAGCATCCGATATCGAAGTCGCACGTGCTATTCTGGGAATCCTCCCGGCCCGCCCATGA
- a CDS encoding UDP-N-acetylmuramoyl-L-alanyl-D-glutamate--2,6-diaminopimelate ligase, with amino-acid sequence MIRTVLRRLKSLIPQRSPVRLLWHRLKALLAALRYGFPARKLTIIGITGTDGKTTTVGMVSHILQQAGISAGALSTAFFRVKDQTTWNATQKTSPSPFAVQGFLRRLVRERCTHAVVEYSSHGLVQGRTQWTWPSVAAVTNTSPEHLDYHGTMEQYRADKGMLFGMLGGRGTKVLHWEDGSFPLFNAVPCQQTVIYANAQPTEQPILREADTLLWMTDIVAHPDSCSAVLHVQGAGTSASSVHRLTLSIPGLFNLENALCAIGCTLGVDVPVEKFVAALRSFTGVPGRMERIPGPQSFTVYVDFTVTPASYEKTLAALRASLSEGKRLLVLTGSCGDRMREKRPVIGTICSDLADVVVVTNEDPYTEDPEQVIDGVWAGVDLSRTEAHRIPDRREAIRFIFSQAKEGDAVLLCGKGSDTTMWVKSGQIPWNEREIAHQMLLDMFGAPQA; translated from the coding sequence ATGATCCGCACCGTACTCCGCCGCCTCAAGTCGCTCATTCCGCAGAGAAGCCCCGTCCGTCTCCTTTGGCATCGACTCAAAGCGCTGTTGGCGGCACTCCGATACGGATTCCCCGCGCGGAAGCTCACCATCATAGGCATCACCGGCACGGATGGTAAGACGACGACGGTTGGTATGGTCTCACACATACTGCAACAAGCCGGGATATCCGCGGGCGCTCTCTCCACGGCGTTCTTCCGGGTGAAGGACCAGACAACGTGGAACGCCACACAGAAGACTTCACCCTCTCCGTTCGCCGTCCAGGGGTTCCTCCGTCGTCTCGTGAGGGAACGATGCACGCACGCCGTCGTGGAATATTCCTCACACGGCCTCGTGCAAGGGCGCACGCAGTGGACGTGGCCGTCGGTCGCAGCGGTGACGAATACATCCCCCGAACACTTGGACTACCACGGGACCATGGAGCAGTACCGTGCGGATAAAGGAATGCTCTTTGGCATGTTGGGAGGAAGAGGGACGAAAGTCTTGCATTGGGAAGACGGTTCTTTTCCCTTGTTCAACGCCGTCCCCTGCCAACAGACCGTGATCTATGCCAATGCTCAACCTACCGAGCAACCCATTCTGCGAGAAGCGGATACGTTGCTTTGGATGACGGATATCGTTGCCCATCCCGATTCATGTTCCGCCGTGCTCCATGTACAGGGAGCAGGAACGTCAGCCTCTTCTGTGCATCGTCTGACACTTTCGATACCCGGACTCTTCAATCTGGAAAATGCGTTATGCGCCATCGGTTGCACATTGGGTGTCGATGTCCCCGTCGAAAAGTTTGTTGCCGCCCTTCGTTCTTTCACCGGCGTTCCCGGCAGGATGGAGAGGATTCCGGGGCCGCAGTCGTTCACCGTGTATGTGGACTTCACCGTGACGCCCGCCTCGTACGAGAAGACGCTCGCGGCATTGCGCGCATCACTTTCCGAGGGGAAGAGGCTCCTCGTGCTCACGGGGAGTTGCGGCGACCGCATGAGGGAGAAACGCCCGGTCATCGGTACGATCTGCAGCGACTTGGCGGATGTTGTCGTGGTGACGAACGAAGACCCGTACACCGAAGACCCGGAACAGGTGATCGACGGCGTCTGGGCGGGAGTGGATCTTTCCCGTACGGAAGCGCACCGCATCCCGGACCGTCGCGAAGCCATCCGTTTCATCTTCTCACAAGCCAAGGAAGGTGATGCCGTCCTTCTGTGCGGAAAAGGCAGCGATACGACCATGTGGGTGAAGAGCGGGCAAATTCCGTGGAACGAGCGAGAGATTGCGCATCAGATGCTGCTGGATATGTTCGGCGCGCCCCAGGCATGA
- a CDS encoding ribonuclease HII has translation MNGDATLAAGVDEAGRGALAGPVVAAACILPFPVYRRRTTPGWSPHERKPKVDCIIADSKQLTPHEREIAFGWIESHCSYGIGIISHAVIEAKGIRYATFLAMQRAVFNLCTLRLPHLLRIDGRDHFHFALPHEYIVRGDGSVPAIAAASIIAKVTRDRIMIMHHRISPLYDFAFHKGYGSPEHCAALRRYGPTAIHRRSFLSRILCENNPTLFAAETT, from the coding sequence ATGAACGGCGATGCAACCCTCGCCGCCGGTGTGGACGAAGCGGGCCGCGGCGCGCTTGCGGGGCCCGTCGTCGCAGCCGCATGCATCCTTCCCTTTCCCGTCTACCGCAGGCGAACGACACCAGGCTGGTCCCCTCATGAGCGTAAACCGAAAGTTGATTGCATCATTGCGGACAGTAAGCAGCTCACTCCGCACGAACGGGAAATTGCATTCGGGTGGATAGAATCCCACTGTTCGTACGGCATCGGCATCATTTCCCATGCGGTGATCGAGGCCAAAGGCATCCGTTATGCCACCTTCCTCGCCATGCAGCGGGCGGTCTTCAACCTTTGTACTCTCCGACTGCCACATCTTCTACGCATCGACGGCAGGGACCACTTCCACTTCGCGTTGCCGCATGAGTACATCGTGCGGGGTGACGGTTCGGTCCCCGCCATTGCCGCCGCTTCCATCATCGCAAAAGTGACGAGGGACCGCATCATGATCATGCACCACCGCATTTCCCCCCTCTATGACTTCGCCTTCCATAAGGGCTATGGCTCGCCGGAGCACTGTGCAGCCCTTCGCCGATACGGCCCCACGGCCATCCACCGCAGGAGCTTCCTCTCACGCATCCTTTGCGAAAACAACCCGACGCTGTTCGCAGCAGAAACAACCTGA